The stretch of DNA TAGAGGTGGTCAACGATTTCGTCCATTTCCTTGACCTGCTGGCCGACGGTGGCATCCAGATCCGCCAGGGCCACTAGACTGGTGGCCAGCATCCGCTGGGTCTGGTGGGACATCTGGTGAATATCCTCCATACAAGGATGCACCGGGTAGGGAAACAGTCGGATGGCAATGCTCCCTAAATCCTCAGCATAGTCACCGATGCGCTCTAGGTCCCGCACCAACTGCATAAACGCCCCCAGCATCCGCAGGTCCTGGGCCAAGGGCGGGGGAGCGGTCATCATGTGCAGGCAATCCACCTCAATCTGCCGGTAAAACCGGTCTATCTGCTGATCGAGCAAGGGAATTTCCTCCACTGCCGCCAGATTGCGTCCTACCAATGCCTGGTGACAAAGGCGCAACGAATGCTCGACCAGTGCCCCCATGCGCAGGACGTTTTGTTCCAAATGCCGCACCTGCCGCCGAAACGGGAGATGATCAGGGGAAAAGGGCA from Gloeomargarita sp. SRBZ-1_bins_9 encodes:
- the phoU gene encoding phosphate signaling complex protein PhoU, which encodes MTRVPFSPDHLPFRRQVRHLEQNVLRMGALVEHSLRLCHQALVGRNLAAVEEIPLLDQQIDRFYRQIEVDCLHMMTAPPPLAQDLRMLGAFMQLVRDLERIGDYAEDLGSIAIRLFPYPVHPCMEDIHQMSHQTQRMLATSLVALADLDATVGQQVKEMDEIVDHLYTRVYRQLAETSLTELAAQYSSRLEPYLLLALAVRHLERMADHATNIGQRVAFIVTGQR